In Deltaproteobacteria bacterium, the following proteins share a genomic window:
- a CDS encoding ribbon-helix-helix domain-containing protein, giving the protein MHTRISEDLDEALQDAARRLRVPVSNLVRNVLEDVFDVVEAVTENVGDFVEDVVEEAQHLGRRWEGRFRERTAEARARRVEVDRDEARAPAPRAAASRSAEREFPDVAAWQPLVMNTAQECAGCGRQMRRGDDAYLAVGGTRPGPLFLCQPCLQDL; this is encoded by the coding sequence TTGCACACGCGCATCTCGGAAGATCTGGACGAGGCACTCCAGGACGCGGCCCGCCGTCTGCGGGTGCCGGTCTCGAATCTGGTCCGCAACGTGCTCGAGGACGTCTTCGACGTGGTGGAGGCCGTGACCGAGAACGTCGGGGACTTCGTCGAGGACGTGGTCGAAGAGGCGCAGCATCTGGGCCGGCGCTGGGAAGGGCGCTTTCGCGAGCGAACGGCCGAGGCGAGGGCACGCCGGGTCGAGGTCGATCGCGACGAGGCGCGAGCGCCCGCGCCGAGAGCGGCCGCGTCGAGGTCGGCCGAGCGCGAATTCCCGGACGTCGCAGCGTGGCAGCCGCTGGTGATGAACACCGCGCAGGAGTGCGCGGGCTGCGGCCGCCAGATGCGCCGCGGCGACGACGCGTACCTCGCGGTGGGCGGAACCCGACCCGGCCCGCTCTTCCTGTGCCAGCCGTGCCTCCAGGATCTCTGA
- a CDS encoding zinc-binding dehydrogenase → MRAAVMRGERLVVDTVPEPEPAAGEVLVRTLACGICGSDLHALKHAKLMVANSIEAGSPFVMDLERDIVMGHEFCAEVLDYGPDTQKRLAPGTRVVSMPILVRGMSAATVGYSNDFPGGYGERMILNDALLLPVPNGLPTEHAALTEPMAVGLHAVMKAQLAKSDAPLVVGCGPVGLAVIGALKLRGVGPIVAADFSPMRRALAEKLGADHLIDPREGSGYAELARVAPGRTAVIFECVGVPGMLHEITKSAPVGARVVVVGVCMQEDRIKPMLAISKELQLQFVLGYLPSEFAETLGAIAEGKLDVAPLITGRVGLGGVAGAFEDLATPDAHAKILVEPARA, encoded by the coding sequence ATGCGCGCAGCGGTGATGAGGGGCGAGAGGCTGGTCGTCGACACGGTTCCGGAGCCGGAGCCCGCCGCGGGCGAGGTGCTGGTGCGGACCCTGGCCTGCGGGATCTGCGGCTCCGACCTGCACGCGCTGAAGCACGCGAAGCTGATGGTCGCCAACTCGATCGAGGCGGGATCGCCCTTCGTGATGGATCTCGAGCGCGACATCGTGATGGGCCACGAGTTCTGCGCCGAGGTGCTCGACTACGGGCCGGACACGCAGAAGCGGCTGGCGCCCGGGACCCGCGTCGTCTCGATGCCGATCCTGGTCCGCGGCATGAGCGCGGCCACCGTCGGCTACTCCAATGATTTCCCGGGCGGCTACGGCGAGCGCATGATCCTGAACGACGCGCTGCTCCTGCCGGTGCCCAACGGGCTGCCGACGGAGCACGCGGCGCTGACCGAGCCGATGGCGGTCGGCCTGCACGCGGTGATGAAGGCGCAGCTCGCGAAGAGCGACGCCCCGCTCGTGGTCGGCTGCGGGCCGGTCGGGCTCGCCGTGATCGGCGCTCTGAAACTGCGTGGTGTAGGGCCGATCGTCGCCGCGGACTTCTCGCCGATGCGGCGCGCGTTGGCCGAGAAGCTCGGCGCGGACCACCTGATCGACCCGCGCGAGGGCTCCGGCTACGCCGAGCTCGCGCGCGTGGCTCCGGGACGCACGGCGGTGATCTTCGAGTGCGTCGGCGTGCCGGGGATGCTGCACGAGATCACGAAGTCCGCCCCCGTGGGCGCGCGCGTCGTGGTCGTCGGGGTCTGCATGCAGGAGGACCGGATCAAGCCGATGCTCGCGATCTCGAAGGAGCTGCAGCTGCAGTTCGTGCTCGGCTACCTGCCGAGCGAGTTCGCCGAGACGCTCGGCGCGATCGCGGAGGGAAAGCTCGACGTCGCGCCGCTGATCACCGGCCGCGTCGGCCTCGGAGGCGTCGCCGGGGCGTTCGAAGACCTGGCCACGCCCGACGCGCACGCGAAGATCCTGGTCGAGCCGGCGCGCGCTTGA